One genomic window of Plasmodium coatneyi strain Hackeri chromosome 12, complete sequence includes the following:
- a CDS encoding KIR protein → MKEEQSESKDDTPCRFFYHWVRKNFHQKSYGYSLKDALTVIYKTLGKDSGQNICNIIYDDADDDTAKYRRKLYEHYHDCTAVQKYLEQIKSHAGGAEKDSQWTYYKAELTNACDTVGDYCGEKGEGTTSKDPYCGEYHKNKYKCFCKEIEKLSNNPSGHPSKGSSQLSQLKLTCPTLTELELESEAETEAEAEPCPKLETDPVRGIVEVRQSHLGAQAVVVEIPEPHVATTLSMDGGPEPSVQAVSLPDSRQGDEHEHTKPDLSVTQKLPSFSHGNGEDHTLRHGSSVVEASSISTPNTENNNSTITTAIPSVLSTIGIGLPTVVFLLYKVSK, encoded by the coding sequence atgaaggaagagcaaTCAGAATCCAAAGATGATACAccttgtcgttttttttatcattgggtaaggaaaaatttcCACCAGAAATCATACGGTTATAGTCTGAAGGACGCCCTGACAGTAATTTACAAAACACTAGGGAAAGATTCAGGCCagaatatatgtaatattatATACGATGATGCTGATGATGATACTGCCAAGTATAGGAGAAAACTATATGAGCATTACCATGATTGTACTGCCGTACAGAAGTATTTAGAACAAATAAAGAGTCACGCAGGTGGAGCGGAGAAAGACTCACAGTGGACATATTACAAGGCGGAACTTACTAATGCATGTGATACTGTAGGGGATTATTGcggagaaaaaggggaaggtacAACTAGTAAGGACCCATATTGTGGCGAGTACCATAAGAACAAGTACAAATGTTTCTGTAAAGAAATAGAGAAACTATCAAATAACCCATCAGGGCATCCATCGAAGGGCTCATCACAGCTGTCACAACTAAAATTAACGTGTCCTACATTAACAGAACTAGAACTGGAATCAGAAGCAGAAACAGAAGCGGAGGCGGAACCCTGTCCAAAACTGGAAACGGATCCTGTACGGGGGATAGTAGAGGTTAGGCAATCCCATTTGGGAGCACAAGCAGTGGTGGTGGAAATTCCTGAACCTCATGTAGCAACTACATTGTCTATGGATGGTGGTCCCGAACCTTCAGTTCAGGCAGTTTCCCTGCCAGATTCTCGGCAGGGTGATGAACATGAGCATACAAAACCTGATTTAAGTGTCACGCAGaaacttccttcattcagcCATGGAAATGGCGAGGACCATACTCTACGACATGGAAGTAGTGTGGTGGAAGCGAGCTCTATAAGTACACCCAATACagaaaacaacaacagcacTATTACTACCGCCATACCTTCTGTACTTAGCACAATAGGAATAGGTCTCCCAACGGtagttttccttttatataaagtgagTAAATAA
- a CDS encoding KIR protein, translating to MSGSSGKKKLYCSKTKNILDRHKEDLKSKLGDLRNDESLVDDILRAWCCVSDTYPQDLQTGGGCDLLYYVIGSIIHRKLDDKDSFDGIMNAVYTYLGSMLSAGKCKDRESSSGKELFELMEKWSHYTLIPMDMWQEKVESGRMSCGRCSNYLRKIAEVCETVKSHCRGSHSGSTECRGITEEKTQGSPEYLLQLIYNIIPEPPPAESGGPGADNYTAPSPDSTLTDTINNISYGLLGTASLFITFFFYKYISLFPSPRRNSSKGRRRGRGRFVSHNSDTFTENDGSTIGSTLDNSMEYSTDTSTIGPTEYSIPYISQNKLRNNSGKNTQ from the exons ATGAGTGGAAgcagtgggaaaaaaaaactttattGTAGTAAGACAAAGAACATTTTAGATAGGCACAAGGAAGACCTGAAGAGTAAATTGGGGGACCTGCGGAACGATGAAAGTTTAGTAGATGATATTTTACGTGCCTGGTGTTGTGTGTCCGACACTTATCCTCAGGATCTACAGACGGGCGGAGGGTGTGATCTTTTATATTATGTAATAGGAAGCATAATACATAGAAAATTAGACGATAAGGACTCATTTGATGGAATAATGAATGCAGTGTATACATACTTAGGGTCCATGCTAAGTGCAGGTAAATGTAAAGATAGGGAAAGTAGCAGTGGGAAGGAATTGTTCGaattaatggaaaaatggtcCCATTATACTTTGATCCCTATGGATATGTGGCAAGAGAAAGTAGAATCTGGAAGAATGAGTTGTGGAAGATGCAGTAATTATTTAAGGAAAATTGCCGAAGTATGTGAAACAGTGAAATCACATTGTAGAGGTTCACACAGTGGTAGTACCGAATGTAGGGGAATaacagaggaaaaaacacaagGTAGCCCTGAGTATTTATTACAGTTGATATATAACATAATTCCTGAACCTCCACCTGCAGAGTCAGGTGGTCCTGGTGCAGATAATTATACGGCACCTTCACCGGATAGCACCCTCACTGATACTATCAACAACATTTCttatgggttgttaggaacCGCATCATTATTCatcaccttctttttctacaAG TACATATCATTATTCCCTTCCCCAAGAAGAAATTCCTCTAAAggcagaagaaggggaaggggtaGGTTTGTCTCACATAACTCAGACACATTCACAGAGAACGATGGTTCCACGATCGGCTCCACATTAGACAACTCAATGGAATATTCTACGGatacttccacaataggtccaacagaatattctataCCATACATCTCTCAGAATAAATTAAGGAATAATAGTGGGAAGAACACACAATAG